A stretch of the Argentina anserina chromosome 6, drPotAnse1.1, whole genome shotgun sequence genome encodes the following:
- the LOC126800030 gene encoding uncharacterized protein LOC126800030 — protein MAEPEEDDDYMADLSRFLPPEASGPLPKKVSNSKASSVAQPYKKKPRAPNWQEQRKIDRERKQQEEDEKTLANIEAPIPQSNVGFKLLKQMGYTPGTALGKEGSGRAEPVKVDIRRSRAGIGREDPSKEKRKREERRWEEEKRNEESLMEEFGSRKKSQWQIRRVVVNYNKAKAVLEQLENKEVVLPDKSEEEGEDGEEELITEEDLQEILMKLRDEHQYCLFCGCQYESMEELLSSCPGIDEDDH, from the exons ATGGCGGAACCGGAGGAAGACGATGACTACATGGCGGACCTCTCTCGGTTTCTCCCTCCAGAAGCTTCCGGTCCTCTCCCGAAAAAG GTTTCGAATAGTAAAGCCTCAAGTGTTGCGCAACCCTATAAGAAAAAACCGAGAGCGCCAAATTGGCAGGAGCAGCGTAAGATTGATAGGGAGAGAAAGCAGCAGGAGGAGGATGAGAAAACCTTGGCGAATATTGAGGCGCCGATTCCGCAGTCCAACGTAGGGTTCAAGCTTTTGAAGCAAATGGGATATACACCGGGTACTGCACTAGGGAAGGAGGGGTCAGGCCGGGCCGAGCCGGTGAAGGTTGATATTCGGCGGTCGAGAGCTGGGATTGGGAGGGAGGATCCGAGTaaggagaagaggaagagagaggagaggaggTGGGAGGAGGAAAAGAGGAATGAGGAGAGCTTGATGGAGGAGTTTGGGTCCAGGAAGAAGTCGCAGTGGCAGATTCGGAGAGTTGTGGTTAATTATAACAAGGCCAAGGCGGTTTTGGAGCAGCTGGAGAATAAGGAGGTTGTGTTGCCGGATAAGAgtgaggaggagggagaggaTGGGGAAGAGGAGCTGATTACGGAAGAG GATTTACAAGAAATATTGATGAAACTGAGAGATGAACATCAATACTGCCTCTTCTGTGGATGCCAG taTGAATCAATGGAGGAACTATTATCCAGTTGTCCTGGAATTGATGAAGACGATCACTGA
- the LOC126800005 gene encoding protein STRUBBELIG-RECEPTOR FAMILY 2 isoform X2, producing the protein MSVIALRDLYKTLNQPPQLAGWRLDGGDPCDESWHGVLCSGSSVIYLKLNGLNLSGYVTPEIYNLYSLKQLDISSNSIDGEIPYVLPPNATHINMAYNHLIQNIPPSLPGMKSLRHLNLSHNRLSGPIGNVFTGLQNLREMDLSYNNFTGDLPSSFGSLKNLTGLFLQDNKFTGSVAYLAELPLIDLNIKDNYFSGIIPRHFQSIPNLWIGGNSFDLPGDNYPPWNFSLGTQGTVTEQNIHPPPATQSSAMEKSKPSTKIGGHKKKRLGPGGIAFILGGGTLVASCVALYVALHVKKSRAQRLITLVRNSSSSHSFSVINPAKGSPMSAREESPPVLTFTSPILLPRRLPPVYHSRIEKSRRKSFSDKYRFPVRIKLYTVAELQSATNSFMEENFLGQGSLGSVYKAEFPDGQISVVKNIKMSGLSFHEEEKFLDLVWTLSRLKHPNIVPLLGYCVEHGQHLLVYEYVRNLTLDEALHSDAYKPLSWGLRLQIALGVAQALDYLHSTLSPPVGHGNLKSANILLAEDLAPHICDCGLAILRPLTSNSLKLKASEDAIGDTGYIAPEHGLPGFDNIKSDIYAFGVLLLELLTGRKPFDSSKPREEQSLVKWASLRLHDFESLEEMIDPGVKRTCSSKALSNFADIISLCIQPVKEFRPPMSEVVGSLSQLILKLIKDIQCGADGNQVDPFDRSFRSTNSRFMASPTLTYFSV; encoded by the exons ATGTCAG TCATAGCTTTGAGAGATCTTTACAAGACGCTCAACCAACCGCCACAGCTGGCTGGTTGGAGATTGGATGGTGGGGATCCTTGCGATGAATCATGGCATGGAGTGCTGTGTTCTGGCTCTTCAGTAATATACCT TAAACTAAATGGTCTAAACCTATCTGGGTATGTTACTCCTGAGATCTACAATCTCTACAGTTTGAAGCAACT GGATATTAGTTCCAATAGCATTGATGGTGAAATTCCATATGTCTTGCCTCCTAATGCGACTCATAT AAATATGGCATACAACCATTTAATCCAGAACATTCCCCCATCCTTACCTGGCATGAAAAGTCTCCGACACTT GAACCTAAGTCACAATCGGTTGTCTGGACCTATTGGCAATGTTTTTACTGGCCTACAGAATCTAAGAGAAAT GGATCTGTCATACAATAACTTCACTGGAGATCTGCCAAGTTCATTTGGGTCCCTTAAAAATCTCACTGGACT GTTCTTGCAGGATAACAAGTTTACTGGTTCAGTTGCTTACCTCGCTGAACTTCCACTAATCGATCT GAATATCAAAGATAACTATTTCAGTGGTATTATCCCCCGTCATTTTCAGTCCATACCAAATTTATG GATTGGGGGAAATAGTTTTGATCTGCCAGGGGACAACTATCCACCCTGGAATTTCTCTCTAGGGACACAGGGAACTGTAACTGAACAGAACATCCACCCCCCTCCAGCAACTCAGTCAAGTGCCATGGAGAAGAGCAAACCCTCTACCAAAATAGGTGGACACAAGAAGAAGAGGCTTGGCCCTGGAGGAATAGCTTTTATTCTTGGTGGAGGAACTCTTGTCGCATCATGTGTGGCACTTTATGTTGCACTCCATGTCAAGAAATCACGTGCACAGAGGCTTATAACCTTGGTGCGCAATAGTAGTTCAAGCCACTCTTTCTCAGTCATAAATCCGGCTAAAG GTAGTCCTATGAGTGCACGAGAAGAAAGCCCACCTGTACTGACTTTCACGTCACCCATTCTGCTTCCAAGGCGCCTACCTCCAGTTTATCATAGCAGAATTGAGAAAAGTAGAAGAAAAAGCTTCTCTGATAAATACAGATTCCCAGTGAGAATCAAACTATATACTGTGGCAGAGCTTCAGTCAGCTACGAACAGCTTTATGGAAGAAAACTTTCTGGGCCAAGGATCTCTTGGTTCTGTCTACAAAGCCGAATTTCCTGATGGCCAA ATTTCGGTCGTAAAGAACATCAAGATGTCTGGACTCTCTTtccatgaagaagaaaaattccTGGATCTTGTTTGGACTCTTTCACGTTTGAAGCACCCAAATATTGTACCACTTCTTGGCTATTGTGTGGAGCATGGACAACATCTTCTTGTGTATGAATATGTCAGAAATTTAACCCTTGATGAGGCACTGCACAGCGATGCATACAAACCCTTGTCCTGGGGCCTTCGTCTCCAGATTGCTCTTGGTGTTGCTCAAGCTTTGGA CTATTTGCATTCTACATTGTCGCCTCCAGTTGGTCATGGCAACTTGAAGAGTGCCAATATCTTGCTTGCTGAAGACCTTGCTCCTCATATCTGTGACTGTGGGCTTGCTATTTTGAGGCCACTTACAAGCAATAGTCTTAAACTAAAG GCTTCAGAAGATGCTATTGGCGACACGGGCTACATCGCACCTGAGCATGGCCTACCAGGATTTGATAACATAAAGAGTGACATATATGCCTTTGGAGTGCTGCTTTTGGAGCTCTTGACAGGAAGGAAACCTTTTGATAG TTCAAAACCAAGGGAAGAGCAATCGCTGGTGAAATGGGCTTCATTGCGGCTTCATGACTTTGAGAGTCTGGAAGAGATGATTGATCCAGGCGTTAAAAGAACATGTTCCTCCAAGGCTCTGTCAAATTTTGCTGATATTATCTCCCTCTGCATACAG CCAGTGAAGGAATTCCGTCCACCAATGTCTGAAGTTGTGGGATCTCTCTCACAGCTGATACTGAAGCTCATAAAGGACATACAATGTGGAGCAGATGGTAACCAAGTTGACCCCTTCGACAGATCCTTCCGTTCAACCAACTCTCGCTTCATGGCCTCACCTACATTGACCTATTTTTCCGTTTGA
- the LOC126800005 gene encoding protein STRUBBELIG-RECEPTOR FAMILY 2 isoform X1, with product MHTTCLMKVHCSHPVYTIDYLINYIIHFDTFAPLSVIALRDLYKTLNQPPQLAGWRLDGGDPCDESWHGVLCSGSSVIYLKLNGLNLSGYVTPEIYNLYSLKQLDISSNSIDGEIPYVLPPNATHINMAYNHLIQNIPPSLPGMKSLRHLNLSHNRLSGPIGNVFTGLQNLREMDLSYNNFTGDLPSSFGSLKNLTGLFLQDNKFTGSVAYLAELPLIDLNIKDNYFSGIIPRHFQSIPNLWIGGNSFDLPGDNYPPWNFSLGTQGTVTEQNIHPPPATQSSAMEKSKPSTKIGGHKKKRLGPGGIAFILGGGTLVASCVALYVALHVKKSRAQRLITLVRNSSSSHSFSVINPAKGSPMSAREESPPVLTFTSPILLPRRLPPVYHSRIEKSRRKSFSDKYRFPVRIKLYTVAELQSATNSFMEENFLGQGSLGSVYKAEFPDGQISVVKNIKMSGLSFHEEEKFLDLVWTLSRLKHPNIVPLLGYCVEHGQHLLVYEYVRNLTLDEALHSDAYKPLSWGLRLQIALGVAQALDYLHSTLSPPVGHGNLKSANILLAEDLAPHICDCGLAILRPLTSNSLKLKASEDAIGDTGYIAPEHGLPGFDNIKSDIYAFGVLLLELLTGRKPFDSSKPREEQSLVKWASLRLHDFESLEEMIDPGVKRTCSSKALSNFADIISLCIQPVKEFRPPMSEVVGSLSQLILKLIKDIQCGADGNQVDPFDRSFRSTNSRFMASPTLTYFSV from the exons ATGCACACAACCTGTTTGATGAAAGTTCACTGTAGTCATCCAGTATATACTATTGACTATCTTATCAATTACATCATACATTTTGATACATTTGCTCCCTTATCAGTCATAGCTTTGAGAGATCTTTACAAGACGCTCAACCAACCGCCACAGCTGGCTGGTTGGAGATTGGATGGTGGGGATCCTTGCGATGAATCATGGCATGGAGTGCTGTGTTCTGGCTCTTCAGTAATATACCT TAAACTAAATGGTCTAAACCTATCTGGGTATGTTACTCCTGAGATCTACAATCTCTACAGTTTGAAGCAACT GGATATTAGTTCCAATAGCATTGATGGTGAAATTCCATATGTCTTGCCTCCTAATGCGACTCATAT AAATATGGCATACAACCATTTAATCCAGAACATTCCCCCATCCTTACCTGGCATGAAAAGTCTCCGACACTT GAACCTAAGTCACAATCGGTTGTCTGGACCTATTGGCAATGTTTTTACTGGCCTACAGAATCTAAGAGAAAT GGATCTGTCATACAATAACTTCACTGGAGATCTGCCAAGTTCATTTGGGTCCCTTAAAAATCTCACTGGACT GTTCTTGCAGGATAACAAGTTTACTGGTTCAGTTGCTTACCTCGCTGAACTTCCACTAATCGATCT GAATATCAAAGATAACTATTTCAGTGGTATTATCCCCCGTCATTTTCAGTCCATACCAAATTTATG GATTGGGGGAAATAGTTTTGATCTGCCAGGGGACAACTATCCACCCTGGAATTTCTCTCTAGGGACACAGGGAACTGTAACTGAACAGAACATCCACCCCCCTCCAGCAACTCAGTCAAGTGCCATGGAGAAGAGCAAACCCTCTACCAAAATAGGTGGACACAAGAAGAAGAGGCTTGGCCCTGGAGGAATAGCTTTTATTCTTGGTGGAGGAACTCTTGTCGCATCATGTGTGGCACTTTATGTTGCACTCCATGTCAAGAAATCACGTGCACAGAGGCTTATAACCTTGGTGCGCAATAGTAGTTCAAGCCACTCTTTCTCAGTCATAAATCCGGCTAAAG GTAGTCCTATGAGTGCACGAGAAGAAAGCCCACCTGTACTGACTTTCACGTCACCCATTCTGCTTCCAAGGCGCCTACCTCCAGTTTATCATAGCAGAATTGAGAAAAGTAGAAGAAAAAGCTTCTCTGATAAATACAGATTCCCAGTGAGAATCAAACTATATACTGTGGCAGAGCTTCAGTCAGCTACGAACAGCTTTATGGAAGAAAACTTTCTGGGCCAAGGATCTCTTGGTTCTGTCTACAAAGCCGAATTTCCTGATGGCCAA ATTTCGGTCGTAAAGAACATCAAGATGTCTGGACTCTCTTtccatgaagaagaaaaattccTGGATCTTGTTTGGACTCTTTCACGTTTGAAGCACCCAAATATTGTACCACTTCTTGGCTATTGTGTGGAGCATGGACAACATCTTCTTGTGTATGAATATGTCAGAAATTTAACCCTTGATGAGGCACTGCACAGCGATGCATACAAACCCTTGTCCTGGGGCCTTCGTCTCCAGATTGCTCTTGGTGTTGCTCAAGCTTTGGA CTATTTGCATTCTACATTGTCGCCTCCAGTTGGTCATGGCAACTTGAAGAGTGCCAATATCTTGCTTGCTGAAGACCTTGCTCCTCATATCTGTGACTGTGGGCTTGCTATTTTGAGGCCACTTACAAGCAATAGTCTTAAACTAAAG GCTTCAGAAGATGCTATTGGCGACACGGGCTACATCGCACCTGAGCATGGCCTACCAGGATTTGATAACATAAAGAGTGACATATATGCCTTTGGAGTGCTGCTTTTGGAGCTCTTGACAGGAAGGAAACCTTTTGATAG TTCAAAACCAAGGGAAGAGCAATCGCTGGTGAAATGGGCTTCATTGCGGCTTCATGACTTTGAGAGTCTGGAAGAGATGATTGATCCAGGCGTTAAAAGAACATGTTCCTCCAAGGCTCTGTCAAATTTTGCTGATATTATCTCCCTCTGCATACAG CCAGTGAAGGAATTCCGTCCACCAATGTCTGAAGTTGTGGGATCTCTCTCACAGCTGATACTGAAGCTCATAAAGGACATACAATGTGGAGCAGATGGTAACCAAGTTGACCCCTTCGACAGATCCTTCCGTTCAACCAACTCTCGCTTCATGGCCTCACCTACATTGACCTATTTTTCCGTTTGA